In Janibacter cremeus, a genomic segment contains:
- a CDS encoding DNA gyrase/topoisomerase IV subunit B yields the protein MTRREGPAHLVPPAASTAKKTASSKSVKDYSAHHLQVLEGLEAVRKRPGMYIGSTDQRGLMHCMWEIIDNAVDEALGGHGDTIDITLRADGSVEVSDNGRGIPVDIEPRTGLTGVEVVYTKLHAGGKFGGGSYTASGGLHGVGGSVVNALSSRLDVEVDRSGKTYAMSFRRGEPGTFSDVAGAKGAKSPDNEFTPYDKGSELDVVGKAKRGVTGTRVRYWADPQIFLKDATIDVAALNARARQTSFLVPGLTLVVRDERGDEPVEEVFHHDGGISEFVDFLAPDQPVTDVWRLEGTGTFTETVPVLDDKGHMTPTDVERECGVDIALRWGTGYEARASSFVNIIATPKGGTHVAGFEQALLKVFRKQLDVNSRKLKVGNDKVDKDDLLAGLTAVVTVRLAEPQFEGQTKEVLGTSAVRSIVAKVVETELTSRLTSTKRGDKQMAAQLLEKVVAEMKSRISARQHKETQRRKNALETSTLPPKLRDCRSTDVEATELFIVEGDSAMGTAKEARSSEFQALLPIRGKILNVQKAAVGDMLKNAECASIIQVIGAGSGRSFDLDAARYGKVIIMTDADVDGAHIRTLLLTLFFRYMRPLVEAGKVFAAVPPLHRIEVVNPGSKKNELIYTYSEAEMRKKLAALNAKGKNIKQPIQRYKGLGEMDADQLAETTMDPQHRMLRRVTSEDLEIAEEVFELLMGKNVDPRRDFIVSSADQLDRKRIDA from the coding sequence ATGACCCGACGAGAAGGACCGGCCCACCTCGTGCCTCCGGCAGCCAGCACCGCCAAGAAGACCGCCAGCAGCAAGTCCGTCAAGGACTACTCGGCGCACCACCTGCAGGTCCTCGAGGGCCTGGAGGCCGTGCGCAAGCGACCGGGCATGTACATCGGCTCCACCGACCAGCGCGGCCTCATGCACTGCATGTGGGAGATCATCGACAACGCCGTCGACGAGGCGCTCGGTGGTCACGGCGACACGATCGACATCACGTTGCGCGCCGACGGCTCGGTCGAGGTCAGCGACAACGGCCGGGGCATCCCGGTCGACATCGAGCCGCGGACCGGTCTGACCGGTGTGGAGGTCGTCTACACCAAGCTGCACGCCGGCGGGAAGTTCGGCGGCGGTTCCTACACCGCCTCCGGTGGCCTCCACGGCGTCGGCGGGTCGGTGGTCAACGCCCTCTCCTCGCGGCTGGACGTCGAGGTGGACCGGTCGGGCAAGACATATGCGATGAGCTTCCGCCGGGGCGAGCCCGGCACCTTCTCCGACGTGGCCGGGGCGAAGGGGGCGAAGTCGCCCGACAACGAGTTCACGCCCTACGACAAGGGCAGTGAGCTGGACGTCGTCGGCAAGGCCAAGCGCGGTGTCACCGGTACGCGGGTGCGCTACTGGGCCGACCCCCAGATCTTCCTCAAGGACGCGACCATCGACGTGGCCGCGCTGAACGCCCGCGCACGGCAGACCTCCTTCCTCGTGCCCGGCCTGACCCTCGTCGTGCGTGACGAGCGCGGCGACGAGCCGGTCGAGGAGGTCTTCCACCACGACGGTGGCATCAGTGAGTTCGTCGACTTCCTCGCCCCCGACCAGCCGGTGACCGACGTCTGGCGGCTGGAGGGCACCGGGACCTTCACCGAGACCGTCCCGGTCCTCGACGACAAGGGGCACATGACCCCGACGGACGTCGAGCGCGAGTGCGGCGTCGACATCGCGCTGCGGTGGGGGACCGGCTACGAGGCCAGGGCATCCTCCTTCGTCAACATCATCGCCACGCCCAAGGGCGGCACCCACGTCGCGGGCTTCGAGCAGGCACTGCTGAAGGTCTTCCGCAAGCAGCTCGACGTCAACAGCCGCAAGCTCAAGGTCGGCAACGACAAGGTGGACAAGGACGACCTGCTCGCCGGGCTCACCGCGGTCGTCACCGTGCGGTTGGCCGAGCCGCAGTTCGAGGGGCAGACCAAGGAGGTCCTGGGCACCAGCGCCGTGCGCTCCATCGTCGCCAAGGTCGTCGAGACCGAGCTGACCTCGCGGCTGACCTCCACCAAGCGGGGGGACAAGCAGATGGCCGCCCAGCTGCTGGAGAAGGTCGTCGCCGAGATGAAGTCGCGGATCTCGGCGCGTCAGCACAAGGAGACCCAGCGACGCAAGAACGCCCTGGAGACCTCGACGCTGCCGCCGAAGTTGCGCGACTGCCGCAGCACCGACGTGGAGGCCACCGAGCTGTTCATCGTCGAGGGGGACTCGGCCATGGGCACGGCCAAGGAGGCTCGAAGCAGCGAGTTCCAGGCATTGCTGCCCATCCGCGGCAAGATCCTCAACGTCCAGAAGGCCGCGGTCGGGGACATGCTCAAGAACGCCGAGTGCGCCTCGATCATCCAGGTCATCGGCGCCGGCTCCGGCCGTAGCTTCGATCTCGACGCGGCGCGGTACGGCAAGGTCATCATCATGACCGACGCCGATGTCGACGGTGCCCACATCCGCACCCTGCTGCTCACGCTCTTCTTCCGCTACATGCGACCCCTCGTCGAGGCCGGCAAGGTCTTCGCCGCCGTGCCCCCGCTGCACCGCATCGAGGTGGTCAACCCCGGCTCGAAGAAGAACGAGCTGATCTACACCTACTCCGAGGCGGAGATGCGCAAGAAGCTCGCAGCGCTCAATGCCAAGGGCAAGAACATCAAGCAGCCCATCCAGCGCTACAAGGGCCTGGGCGAGATGGACGCCGACCAGCTGGCCGAGACGACGATGGATCCGCAGCACCGCATGCTGCGCCGGGTCACCAGCGAGGACCTGGAGATCGCCGAGGAGGTCTTCGAGCTGCTCATGGGCAAGAACGTCGACCCGCGTCGGGACTTCATCGTCTCCTCCGCCGATCAGCTGGACCGCAAGCGCATCGACGCCTGA
- a CDS encoding APC family permease, with the protein MSEVTSDRPAQGSGELKRVMGPKLLLLFIVGDILGTGVYALTGDVAAEVGGAAWAPFLAAFAVATLTAFSYLELVTKYPTAGGAATFIHKAFGIHFVTFIVAFAVMASGITSASTASRAFAGFLRDGLQTGWDDSSPALLLIALGFMTVIGLINLRGVGESVKANVVLTLVELSGLLMIIFIGLYAMTQGRADFSRVIVFDSPDEKGTFLAITSATALAFFAMIGFEDSVNMAEETTDPARDFPRMMLTGLGLAAVIYTLVSITAVALVPVGQLVGGEQSALTQVVAVGAPDLPFDRIFPWIGMFAVANTALINMLMASRLVYGMAKQQVLPPGLGRVHAARQTPWVAIIFTTLVSYALITYVTLDSASEVVSLLGGTTALLLLVVFVVVNAAVLVLRKDHVDHKHFVAPWGLPILGAVTSAFLVGPWARSAEQQQQYVIAGGLLLLGIILWVITWVINRAVYGRRTFMRDPEHIDHE; encoded by the coding sequence ATGTCCGAGGTCACGTCGGATCGACCCGCTCAGGGGTCGGGCGAGCTCAAGCGGGTCATGGGGCCCAAGCTCCTCCTCCTGTTCATCGTCGGAGACATCTTGGGCACCGGCGTCTACGCCCTCACCGGCGATGTCGCCGCCGAGGTCGGTGGCGCCGCATGGGCGCCCTTCCTGGCGGCCTTCGCCGTCGCGACGCTGACCGCCTTCTCCTATTTGGAGCTGGTGACGAAGTACCCGACGGCCGGCGGCGCGGCGACCTTCATCCACAAGGCCTTCGGGATCCACTTCGTGACCTTCATCGTGGCCTTCGCGGTGATGGCCTCGGGCATCACCTCCGCGTCCACCGCGTCACGGGCCTTCGCCGGGTTCCTCCGCGACGGGCTGCAGACCGGCTGGGACGACAGCTCTCCGGCGCTGCTGCTCATCGCCCTGGGCTTCATGACCGTCATCGGCCTGATCAACCTGCGTGGCGTCGGCGAGAGCGTCAAGGCCAACGTCGTGCTCACCCTCGTGGAGCTGTCCGGTCTGCTGATGATCATCTTCATCGGCCTGTACGCCATGACCCAGGGGCGGGCGGACTTCTCCCGGGTGATCGTCTTCGACAGCCCCGACGAGAAGGGCACCTTCCTCGCGATCACCTCCGCCACGGCCTTGGCCTTCTTCGCGATGATCGGCTTCGAGGACTCGGTGAACATGGCGGAGGAGACCACGGACCCGGCCCGGGACTTCCCGAGGATGATGCTCACCGGCCTCGGTCTCGCCGCCGTGATCTACACGCTCGTCTCGATCACCGCGGTCGCCCTCGTCCCCGTCGGGCAGCTCGTCGGCGGGGAGCAGTCGGCCCTGACCCAGGTGGTCGCGGTCGGTGCGCCGGACCTGCCCTTCGACCGGATCTTCCCCTGGATCGGGATGTTCGCCGTGGCGAACACGGCGCTGATCAACATGCTCATGGCCTCACGACTCGTCTACGGCATGGCCAAGCAGCAGGTGCTCCCGCCCGGTCTGGGGCGGGTGCACGCCGCCCGGCAGACGCCGTGGGTGGCCATCATCTTCACCACCCTGGTCTCCTATGCCCTGATCACCTACGTCACCCTCGACAGCGCGTCGGAGGTGGTCTCGCTGCTCGGTGGGACCACGGCGCTGCTCCTGCTGGTCGTCTTCGTCGTGGTCAACGCGGCCGTGCTCGTGCTGCGCAAGGACCACGTCGACCACAAGCACTTCGTCGCACCCTGGGGCCTGCCGATCCTCGGCGCCGTGACCAGCGCCTTCCTCGTCGGCCCGTGGGCCCGAAGTGCCGAGCAGCAGCAGCAGTACGTCATCGCCGGTGGCCTGCTCCTGCTGGGCATCATCCTGTGGGTGATCACCTGGGTGATCAACCGAGCGGTCTACGGCAGGCGCACCTTCATGCGCGACCCGGAGCACATCGACCACGAGTGA
- a CDS encoding DNA gyrase/topoisomerase IV subunit A — protein MARRSAPAPRPEVPERIVDIDVADEMRNAFLEYSYSVIHARALPDARDGFKPVHRRILFAMGEMGLRPERGHVKSSRVVGEVMGKYHPHGDSAIYDALVRLAQPFSMRVPLVDGHGNFGSLDDGPAASRYTEARMAPAALLMVTGLDEDTVPFVPNYDDQLLQPDVLPSAYPNLLVNGTTGIAVGMATNMPPHNLVEVVGAARHLLTHPDASLDDLMKFVPGPDLPGGGRIVGLEGIRDAYLTGRGSFRIRATTRIEKVSPRRQGIIVTELPYLIGPEKVIEKIKDAVQSKKLQGIADVKDLTDRSSGMQMVIEIKNGFNPEAVLEKLYKLTPMEDSFSINNVALVDGQPRTMGLKELLTVYVDFRRQVVLRRTEYRLTKRRERLHLVEGLLIAILDIDEVIQVIRSSDDAASARDRLRSVFDLSEPQATYILDLQLRRLTKFSRIELEQEQKDLLAQIAELEEILGDERVLTKLISGELADVAKKHGDPRRTVLLESAGVPAAASAPLEVADDPCWVLLSSTGLLARTSDDEPLGREGARAKHDAVVAAVRTTARGEIAVVTSAGRMVRLSALELPTLPPSNGAPALSGGAPLAAYVDLPGDERALTLTSLSPHSPGLALGTAHGVVKRVTTEYPKGHAWECISLKDGDRVVGAVELATGEEELVFVTSQASLLHFSAQEVRPQGRTGGGVAGVRLTDGASVVFFGAVDPRADNIVVTVSGSSDSLPGTDAGAWKVTPFDEYPGKGRATGGVRAHRFLKGEDALLLAWVGRSDARAAQPNGVAITLPDPEGRRDGSGVPASAVIGGIGSL, from the coding sequence ATGGCCCGTCGTTCCGCGCCCGCACCCCGACCCGAGGTCCCTGAGCGGATCGTCGACATCGACGTCGCGGACGAGATGCGCAATGCCTTCCTCGAGTACAGCTACTCGGTCATCCACGCGCGGGCCCTGCCGGATGCCCGCGACGGGTTCAAGCCGGTCCATCGCCGGATCCTCTTCGCCATGGGCGAGATGGGTCTGCGTCCCGAGCGCGGTCACGTGAAGTCCTCCCGCGTCGTCGGTGAGGTCATGGGCAAGTACCACCCGCACGGGGACTCGGCGATCTACGACGCGCTCGTGCGCCTGGCCCAGCCGTTCTCGATGCGGGTGCCGCTGGTCGACGGGCACGGAAACTTCGGCTCCCTCGACGACGGACCGGCCGCCAGCCGGTACACCGAGGCGCGCATGGCCCCGGCCGCCCTGCTCATGGTCACCGGCTTGGACGAGGACACCGTCCCCTTCGTGCCCAACTACGACGACCAGCTCCTCCAGCCGGACGTCCTCCCGTCGGCCTACCCCAACCTGCTCGTCAACGGCACCACCGGCATCGCCGTGGGCATGGCGACGAACATGCCGCCGCACAACCTGGTCGAGGTCGTCGGTGCGGCACGCCACCTGCTGACCCACCCCGACGCCAGCCTCGACGACCTGATGAAGTTCGTCCCCGGCCCCGACCTGCCCGGTGGTGGCCGCATCGTCGGCCTCGAGGGGATCCGCGACGCCTACCTCACCGGTCGCGGCAGCTTCCGCATCCGGGCGACCACCCGGATCGAGAAGGTCTCCCCGCGTCGTCAGGGCATCATCGTCACCGAGCTGCCCTACCTGATCGGCCCCGAGAAGGTCATCGAGAAGATCAAGGACGCCGTCCAGTCCAAGAAGCTGCAGGGCATCGCCGACGTCAAGGACCTGACGGACCGCTCCTCGGGCATGCAGATGGTCATCGAGATCAAGAACGGTTTCAACCCCGAGGCCGTGCTCGAGAAGCTCTACAAGCTCACGCCGATGGAGGACTCCTTCTCCATCAACAACGTCGCACTCGTCGACGGCCAACCGCGGACGATGGGGCTGAAGGAGCTGCTCACCGTCTACGTCGACTTCCGTCGGCAGGTCGTGCTGCGCCGCACCGAGTACCGCCTGACCAAGCGGCGTGAGCGACTGCACCTCGTCGAGGGCCTGCTCATCGCCATCCTCGACATCGACGAGGTCATCCAGGTCATCCGCTCCAGCGACGATGCGGCGAGCGCCCGTGACCGGCTGCGCAGCGTCTTCGACCTCTCGGAGCCGCAAGCGACCTACATCCTGGACCTGCAGCTGCGCCGACTGACGAAGTTCTCCCGCATCGAGCTCGAGCAGGAGCAGAAGGACCTGCTCGCCCAGATCGCCGAGCTCGAGGAGATCCTCGGCGACGAGAGGGTGCTGACCAAGCTGATCTCCGGCGAGCTGGCGGACGTCGCCAAGAAGCACGGCGACCCGCGCCGCACGGTCCTGCTCGAGTCCGCCGGGGTCCCGGCTGCCGCTTCCGCACCCCTGGAGGTCGCCGACGACCCCTGCTGGGTGCTGCTGTCGAGCACCGGCCTGCTCGCTCGCACCAGCGACGACGAGCCGCTGGGCCGCGAGGGTGCCCGCGCCAAGCACGATGCGGTCGTCGCCGCCGTGCGCACCACCGCCCGCGGCGAGATCGCCGTGGTCACCTCCGCCGGCCGGATGGTGCGCCTGAGCGCGCTGGAGCTGCCGACGCTACCGCCCTCCAACGGCGCCCCCGCACTCTCCGGCGGTGCCCCGCTGGCGGCCTACGTCGACCTGCCCGGTGACGAGCGGGCGCTGACCCTGACCAGCCTCTCCCCCCACTCCCCCGGCCTGGCGCTGGGCACCGCCCACGGCGTGGTCAAGCGGGTGACGACCGAGTACCCCAAGGGCCACGCCTGGGAGTGCATCTCGCTCAAGGACGGCGACCGCGTCGTCGGCGCGGTCGAGCTGGCCACCGGCGAGGAGGAGCTGGTCTTCGTCACCTCGCAGGCAAGCCTGCTGCACTTCTCCGCGCAGGAGGTGCGCCCGCAGGGACGCACGGGTGGTGGCGTCGCGGGCGTGCGCCTGACCGACGGCGCCTCCGTCGTCTTCTTCGGCGCCGTCGACCCACGCGCGGACAACATCGTCGTCACCGTCTCCGGGTCGAGCGACTCCCTGCCCGGCACTGACGCCGGCGCGTGGAAGGTCACCCCCTTCGACGAGTACCCGGGCAAGGGCCGCGCCACCGGTGGCGTGCGCGCCCACCGGTTCCTCAAGGGTGAGGACGCTTTGCTGCTCGCCTGGGTCGGCCGGTCCGACGCCCGCGCCGCCCAGCCCAATGGCGTCGCGATCACCCTCCCCGACCCCGAGGGCCGCCGCGACGGCTCCGGTGTGCCGGCCAGCGCCGTCATCGGGGGCATCGGCTCCCTCTGA
- a CDS encoding DUF7455 domain-containing protein: MNATLASPLTAADRCDRCGAKAYVRARLHAGGELLFCAHHGREHIPALKDLAEIEDESSRLEEVPASAPVEER, from the coding sequence GTGAACGCGACCCTGGCCAGCCCCTTGACCGCAGCCGACCGCTGCGACCGCTGCGGCGCCAAGGCCTATGTGCGCGCCCGCCTCCACGCGGGTGGCGAACTTCTCTTCTGCGCCCACCACGGGCGTGAGCACATCCCCGCACTGAAGGACCTCGCGGAGATCGAGGACGAGTCCTCGCGGCTCGAAGAGGTCCCGGCCTCGGCGCCGGTCGAAGAGCGCTGA
- a CDS encoding DUF456 family protein: MLTLAAQTAPDPIGFGLVVAVAIFVVGVLGIVLPVLPGLLLCVGAVLLWAIDTGGTLAWATFGVALVLYLIGVSLQLLIPGRRMKREGVGGLTLVLGVVGAIIGLFVIPLLGLPIGFVAGIFAAEYLRFHELDRAWSATKSALRGVLHSMGIELTTALAIAISWTVGILLH, encoded by the coding sequence GTGCTGACCCTGGCGGCCCAGACCGCCCCCGACCCGATCGGCTTCGGCCTGGTGGTCGCTGTGGCGATCTTTGTCGTCGGGGTCCTCGGTATCGTCCTGCCGGTCCTCCCCGGGCTCCTGCTGTGCGTCGGCGCGGTGTTGCTCTGGGCCATCGACACCGGCGGCACCCTCGCGTGGGCCACCTTCGGGGTGGCCCTCGTGCTGTACCTGATCGGGGTGAGCCTGCAGCTGCTCATCCCTGGACGCCGGATGAAGCGGGAGGGGGTCGGGGGCCTGACCCTGGTCCTCGGCGTCGTCGGCGCGATCATCGGCCTCTTCGTCATCCCCCTGCTCGGCCTGCCGATCGGCTTCGTCGCGGGGATCTTCGCTGCGGAGTACCTGCGGTTCCACGAGCTCGACAGGGCATGGTCCGCGACGAAGTCGGCCCTGCGCGGTGTCCTGCACAGCATGGGAATCGAGCTGACGACCGCACTGGCGATCGCGATCAGCTGGACGGTCGGCATCCTGCTGCACTGA
- a CDS encoding DUF3040 domain-containing protein codes for MALSERERQMLEEMEEAIRAEDPRFASQMKGRRTGPGGTDRRRVAVGVVGAIIGLGLVLLGINTTLWIGVAGFVIIVAAVAYAFTPSRQTAALGVVDEDGSVKKPTQTGPSSKPKPRPGFGRSPGRPAKAPRSGTFMERMEQRWEERRRQGW; via the coding sequence GTGGCGCTGTCAGAGCGTGAGCGGCAGATGCTCGAGGAGATGGAAGAGGCCATCCGGGCCGAGGACCCTCGCTTTGCATCCCAAATGAAGGGCCGCAGGACGGGGCCCGGCGGGACGGACCGCCGTCGCGTCGCGGTCGGTGTCGTCGGCGCGATCATCGGTCTGGGTCTGGTCCTGCTGGGGATCAACACGACCTTGTGGATCGGCGTCGCCGGCTTCGTGATCATCGTCGCTGCCGTCGCCTACGCCTTCACTCCCTCCCGGCAGACGGCCGCACTCGGTGTCGTCGATGAGGACGGTTCGGTGAAGAAGCCAACCCAGACCGGGCCCAGCAGCAAGCCCAAGCCCAGACCCGGCTTCGGTCGCAGCCCGGGCCGCCCCGCCAAGGCGCCGCGATCGGGCACCTTCATGGAGCGGATGGAGCAGCGCTGGGAGGAGCGCCGCCGTCAGGGCTGGTAG
- a CDS encoding bifunctional GNAT family N-acetyltransferase/acetate--CoA ligase family protein, with the protein MTQLPPGYPVLAEADVVLRDGSVCRLRPIKPSDAEAIRRFHAGQSDESIYLRFFAPMRNLSDRDIKRFTEVDYHDRMALVATIRDEIIGIGRYDRVSEHSAEVAFNISDHYHGKGVGSVLLEHLAALAHHRDIEAFEAEVLPHNRKMLSVFADAGYQVSRRIEDGIVTLHFDIEPTAESLSVRFAREHRAESQSVRAMLHPASVAVIGASRRERAIGHQVLKHILVGEFTGEVHAVNPSADSVLGVDAVRSVTDLPHGAELAVIAIPAQEILSVVAECATAGVKTLLIISSGFAEIGQEGTRLQHEVLRLARTHGMRVVGPNSFGLINNDPSVSLNATLTPTIPHKGYLGLFSQSGALAIANLDSAARRNLGISVFASAGNRVDVSGNDLMQYWVDDERTHAVGLYLESMGNPRKFSRIARHLASNKPVIVVKASSASYGVPPGHRVRQPKVRPHAFTAMLDQAGVIRCENVHQMFDVAQLLVHQPLPKGRRVAVVGNSSQLAALSADNATSRGLEVVHGPKAVRTEASAQEFREAVDAAFDDPEVDSVITCFIPPVGALDQEVVDALRHAASRSDKPCVATLLGMRGVDTGSDNAYFAHEWGEVAEGQPRQAIPLYPMPEEAIRALAAATNYGQWREKDKGETVVREGIDRWAVRALLDRILQEDPEGRALTTDEAQELLAGYGIPVWPRHEVATADEAVAAANEVGYPVVVKSLSPLVRGQAVLEGIRVDLHDEIAVRAAFETMDRRLAPMDANYFVVQRMAGPGVSTVLSTVEDPLFGPVVSFSVAGAPTTMLDDVAYRIPPLTDIDVGELLDEIKSAPLLHGYRGSAPVDRAALEDILGRLSLMSDDFLELSSVELNPVIAHPDGATVLGAEIIIAPAQRRTDPGARSMT; encoded by the coding sequence ATGACGCAGCTCCCACCGGGGTACCCGGTGCTGGCGGAGGCCGACGTCGTCCTGCGGGACGGCTCGGTCTGCAGATTGCGACCGATCAAGCCCTCGGATGCCGAGGCCATCCGTCGATTCCACGCCGGCCAGTCCGACGAGTCGATCTACCTGCGTTTCTTCGCCCCGATGCGCAACCTCAGCGACCGGGACATCAAGCGCTTCACCGAGGTCGACTACCACGACCGGATGGCGCTGGTCGCGACGATCCGCGACGAGATCATCGGCATCGGCCGCTACGACCGGGTCAGCGAGCACAGCGCCGAGGTCGCCTTCAACATCTCTGACCACTACCACGGCAAGGGCGTCGGCTCGGTGCTGCTGGAGCACCTCGCCGCCCTCGCGCACCACCGCGACATCGAGGCCTTCGAGGCGGAGGTGCTCCCGCACAACCGCAAGATGCTCTCGGTCTTCGCCGATGCCGGTTACCAGGTCAGCCGACGCATCGAGGACGGCATCGTCACCCTGCACTTCGACATCGAGCCCACCGCGGAGTCGCTGTCGGTGCGCTTCGCCCGGGAGCACCGTGCGGAGTCGCAGAGCGTACGGGCGATGCTCCATCCGGCCTCGGTCGCCGTGATCGGGGCCAGTCGCCGCGAGCGTGCGATCGGTCACCAGGTCCTCAAGCACATCCTCGTCGGGGAGTTCACCGGTGAGGTCCACGCCGTCAACCCCAGCGCGGACAGCGTGCTCGGCGTGGACGCGGTGCGGTCCGTGACGGACCTGCCCCACGGCGCCGAGCTCGCGGTCATCGCCATCCCGGCGCAGGAGATCCTCTCCGTCGTCGCCGAGTGCGCCACCGCCGGAGTGAAGACCCTGCTGATCATCTCCTCGGGCTTTGCCGAGATCGGGCAGGAGGGGACCCGCCTGCAGCACGAGGTGCTGCGACTGGCGCGCACGCACGGGATGCGGGTCGTCGGCCCCAACTCCTTCGGCCTGATCAACAACGACCCCTCGGTCAGCCTCAACGCGACCCTGACCCCGACGATCCCCCACAAGGGCTACCTCGGGCTGTTCTCGCAGAGCGGCGCCCTGGCGATCGCGAACCTCGACTCCGCCGCCCGCCGCAACCTGGGCATCTCCGTCTTCGCCTCGGCGGGCAACCGCGTCGACGTCTCCGGCAACGACCTGATGCAGTACTGGGTCGACGACGAGCGCACCCACGCCGTCGGGCTGTACCTGGAGTCGATGGGCAACCCGCGCAAGTTCTCCCGGATCGCTCGCCACCTGGCCTCAAACAAGCCGGTCATCGTCGTCAAGGCCTCCTCGGCCAGCTACGGCGTGCCGCCCGGCCACCGGGTGCGCCAGCCCAAGGTCAGGCCGCACGCCTTCACCGCGATGCTCGACCAGGCCGGGGTCATCCGGTGCGAGAACGTGCACCAGATGTTTGACGTGGCCCAGCTGCTCGTCCACCAGCCACTGCCCAAGGGTCGGCGCGTCGCGGTCGTCGGCAACTCCAGCCAGCTGGCCGCGCTGTCCGCGGACAACGCGACCTCCCGTGGCCTGGAGGTCGTGCACGGGCCCAAGGCCGTGCGCACCGAGGCCTCCGCCCAGGAATTCCGCGAGGCCGTCGACGCCGCCTTCGACGACCCGGAGGTGGATTCGGTCATCACCTGCTTCATCCCCCCGGTCGGCGCCCTCGACCAAGAGGTGGTCGACGCCCTTCGCCATGCCGCCTCGCGCTCGGACAAGCCGTGCGTCGCCACCCTGCTCGGGATGCGCGGAGTCGACACCGGCAGCGACAACGCCTACTTCGCCCACGAGTGGGGCGAGGTCGCGGAGGGGCAGCCACGCCAGGCGATCCCGCTCTACCCGATGCCCGAGGAGGCGATTCGCGCTCTCGCCGCGGCCACCAACTACGGGCAGTGGCGCGAGAAGGACAAGGGCGAGACCGTGGTCCGCGAGGGGATCGACCGGTGGGCCGTGCGGGCGCTGCTCGACCGGATCCTGCAGGAGGACCCCGAGGGGCGTGCGCTGACCACCGACGAGGCCCAGGAGCTGCTCGCGGGCTACGGGATCCCGGTGTGGCCGCGCCACGAGGTGGCCACCGCCGACGAGGCCGTCGCGGCGGCCAACGAGGTCGGGTACCCCGTCGTCGTCAAGTCCCTCTCGCCGCTCGTGCGCGGGCAGGCGGTGCTCGAGGGCATCCGCGTGGACCTGCACGACGAGATCGCCGTGCGGGCCGCGTTCGAGACGATGGACCGGCGCCTGGCGCCGATGGACGCCAACTACTTCGTCGTGCAGCGGATGGCCGGCCCGGGCGTCTCCACCGTGCTCTCGACCGTCGAGGACCCGCTCTTCGGGCCGGTGGTCTCCTTCAGCGTCGCGGGCGCACCGACGACGATGCTCGACGACGTCGCCTACCGGATCCCGCCACTGACCGACATCGACGTGGGTGAGCTCCTGGACGAGATCAAGTCGGCGCCGTTGCTGCACGGATACCGGGGTTCGGCGCCGGTCGACCGGGCCGCGCTCGAGGACATCCTGGGTCGTCTGTCGCTGATGTCGGACGACTTCCTCGAGCTGTCCTCGGTCGAGCTCAACCCGGTGATCGCGCACCCGGACGGCGCGACCGTCCTCGGCGCGGAGATCATCATCGCGCCGGCGCAGCGCCGCACCGACCCCGGCGCCCGGAGCATGACCTGA